The Bacteroidia bacterium genome window below encodes:
- a CDS encoding RidA family protein, with protein sequence MKNTLFWITALAAVALLVYLNFFKKDASDPDPGIIFSADAPKPIGPYSQAVSRGNAVFVSGQIAMDPKTGKMDTADIGRETERVLTNIRAVLSSVKLEMKNVVKCTVFMTDLQDFKAMNATYAKFFSSNPPARETVQVSGLPAGAHVEISVIAIR encoded by the coding sequence ATGAAGAACACTTTATTCTGGATCACAGCCCTTGCGGCAGTGGCACTGCTGGTCTATCTGAATTTTTTTAAAAAAGATGCCTCTGATCCCGATCCCGGGATTATCTTCTCTGCTGATGCTCCGAAACCCATAGGTCCTTACAGCCAGGCTGTAAGCAGAGGAAATGCTGTTTTTGTTTCCGGGCAGATTGCAATGGATCCAAAAACAGGAAAGATGGATACCGCAGATATCGGGCGTGAGACCGAACGGGTGCTGACTAATATCCGGGCAGTGCTCTCCTCCGTGAAGCTGGAAATGAAGAATGTAGTGAAATGCACCGTATTTATGACCGATCTTCAGGACTTCAAGGCAATGAATGCCACCTACGCGAAATTTTTTTCGTCGAACCCGCCGGCACGGGAAACCGTGCAGGTTTCAGGACTGCCTGCAGGTGCACACGTTGAAATTTCAGTAATCGCTATCCGGTGA
- a CDS encoding T9SS type A sorting domain-containing protein has protein sequence MKRFLLSVLLLALSPLFCSAQQTVVALPDSTYTHPPASCTICAGAMWTDENKVQLFDNQYAETELMPFLFCFQSMCYRSRYMAANRFEFSIPANASITGIEVRLSGFASHSLAVYDSTIRLTKNYAMVGANTPDSAAWDLQDENRVYGVGLGLWGETWTPAEINDPGFGVFFKVFNRSDSMPLFKLDVVSVSVHYTTPQGTSVQTSTPKTFISVFYSSVSQLAVTFEPALPGEDYTFELLNISGTVLHREPLPDLSFFDARVHTLGFSPGVYFVRFLSGEKQFVRRLVLAP, from the coding sequence ATGAAGCGGTTCTTACTATCCGTACTTCTGTTGGCGCTTTCTCCGCTTTTCTGCTCTGCGCAGCAGACAGTGGTTGCATTGCCTGATTCAACTTATACGCATCCCCCGGCATCCTGTACGATCTGTGCGGGCGCCATGTGGACGGACGAAAACAAGGTGCAGCTGTTCGATAATCAATATGCGGAAACTGAATTAATGCCTTTCCTGTTTTGTTTTCAAAGTATGTGTTATCGCTCGCGGTATATGGCCGCTAACCGCTTTGAGTTTTCAATTCCTGCCAATGCTTCAATCACGGGCATCGAAGTGCGGCTCTCCGGTTTCGCTTCTCATTCGCTCGCGGTATACGATTCTACGATTCGTCTGACCAAGAATTACGCTATGGTGGGAGCAAATACGCCCGATAGTGCAGCCTGGGATTTGCAGGATGAAAACCGGGTTTATGGCGTTGGACTCGGTTTGTGGGGAGAGACCTGGACACCCGCTGAAATTAATGATCCCGGTTTTGGAGTCTTTTTCAAAGTGTTCAATCGCAGTGATTCAATGCCGCTGTTCAAACTGGATGTGGTTTCTGTTTCCGTTCACTACACCACACCGCAGGGAACTTCAGTGCAGACTTCCACTCCGAAAACATTTATTTCTGTGTTTTATTCTTCTGTTTCACAGCTCGCCGTTACCTTCGAGCCGGCATTGCCCGGGGAGGATTATACCTTTGAGTTGCTAAACATCTCGGGGACCGTTCTTCACCGGGAGCCCTTGCCGGACCTCAGTTTCTTTGATGCGCGTGTGCACACGCTCGGCTTTTCTCCGGGTGTTTATTTTGTACGTTTTCTTTCCGGTGAGAAACAATTTGTCAGACGGCTGGTACTGGCACCGTGA
- a CDS encoding aminotransferase class V-fold PLP-dependent enzyme yields MSDRREFVKKVLAGAGAFAATGWLNESFAGKMAPQLNRIISLSPQAAASDEAFWELVRNSFTVSKEIINLNNGGVSPQPRPVQEAHIRNYQYCNEGPSYYMWRMLDKSREPLRKKLAELGGCDPEEVAINRNSTEGLNSIIFGLNLKPGDEVVLCKYDYPNMMNAWRQREKRDGIKLVWVDLELPFEFDKAAHAAYVRAMTPKTKVVHITHMINWCGQMMPVKAIAEHAHSIGAEVIVDGAHTFAHIEHKIPELGCDYYATSLHKWLCAPFGSGLMWIKKNKIQNVWALLSNDKPDSNDIRKFESLGTRSFASEMAILSAIEFHETIGGKRKEERLRYLKDYWTQKVIKFPKVRMNTSLQPGWSCAIANVSVEGWDAVDMEQTLFERHKIHTVAIKHEKLNGLRVTPHLYTSLGDLDKLIEGLEYISKTPSPGKK; encoded by the coding sequence ATGAGCGACCGCAGAGAGTTTGTAAAGAAAGTACTCGCAGGGGCGGGAGCCTTTGCGGCCACCGGATGGCTGAACGAATCCTTCGCCGGAAAAATGGCGCCTCAGCTGAACCGGATAATATCTTTATCACCGCAAGCGGCTGCCTCGGATGAAGCCTTCTGGGAACTTGTACGTAATTCGTTCACCGTTTCGAAGGAAATAATAAATCTGAATAACGGAGGAGTAAGTCCGCAGCCCCGGCCGGTACAGGAAGCACATATAAGAAATTACCAGTACTGTAACGAAGGTCCTTCGTACTATATGTGGCGCATGCTGGACAAAAGCAGAGAGCCGCTGCGGAAGAAGCTGGCCGAACTGGGAGGATGTGATCCGGAAGAAGTGGCCATCAACCGGAACAGCACGGAAGGTCTGAACTCGATCATTTTCGGACTGAATCTTAAACCGGGTGACGAAGTTGTACTGTGCAAATACGACTATCCCAACATGATGAATGCCTGGCGCCAGAGAGAAAAGCGTGACGGAATAAAACTGGTATGGGTTGATCTTGAATTGCCGTTTGAGTTTGACAAGGCAGCCCATGCTGCTTACGTACGCGCCATGACGCCAAAAACAAAAGTGGTACACATAACGCACATGATCAACTGGTGTGGTCAAATGATGCCAGTAAAGGCCATTGCAGAGCATGCCCACTCCATCGGAGCAGAAGTAATTGTGGACGGCGCGCACACCTTTGCGCACATCGAACATAAAATTCCGGAACTCGGTTGTGATTACTACGCCACCTCCCTGCACAAATGGCTCTGCGCGCCATTCGGCAGCGGGCTGATGTGGATCAAAAAAAACAAGATCCAGAATGTATGGGCATTGCTTTCGAACGACAAACCGGACAGCAATGATATCCGGAAATTTGAGTCGCTGGGCACGCGGAGCTTCGCGAGCGAAATGGCCATTCTGAGCGCAATAGAATTCCATGAGACCATTGGTGGAAAGCGGAAGGAAGAAAGACTGCGGTACCTGAAAGACTACTGGACACAAAAAGTGATAAAATTTCCAAAGGTCAGAATGAACACGTCACTTCAGCCGGGATGGTCATGTGCCATTGCCAATGTATCTGTAGAAGGATGGGACGCTGTGGATATGGAGCAAACACTTTTTGAACGGCATAAAATTCATACGGTAGCCATAAAACATGAGAAGCTGAACGGCCTCCGCGTTACGCCGCACCTGTACACCAGTCTTGGCGACCTCGACAAACTCATCGAAGGACTTGAGTACATTTCGAAAACCCCTTCCCCGGGTAAAAAATGA